In Streptomyces canus, one DNA window encodes the following:
- a CDS encoding TadA family conjugal transfer-associated ATPase, whose product MAPGLLNGVRQWLAESGAEPTPARVAQALREQGRVLGDAEVLGAAERLRSELVGSGPLEPLLADPSVTDVLVSAPDRVWVDRGGGLELTAVSFPDAAAVRRLAQRLAAVAGRRLDDARPWVDARLPDGTRLHAVLPPVAVGSACLSLRVVRPRAFTLDELVAAGTVPPGGDRVLRALLDARLSFLISGGTGTGKTTLLSALLGLVGPGERIVLAEDSAELRPDHPHVVRLETRPANQEGAGLVTLEDLVRQALRMRPDRLVVGEVRGPEVVHLLAALNTGHEGGCGTVHANAAADVPARLEALGTAAGLDRAALHSQLAAALSVVLHLVRDRAGRRRIAEVRVLERDSSGLVRTVPALRWGAEAFAYERGWERLRGLLGAGMRGPSGEGG is encoded by the coding sequence ATGGCTCCCGGGCTGCTGAACGGCGTACGGCAGTGGCTGGCCGAGAGCGGGGCCGAACCGACGCCCGCCCGTGTGGCGCAGGCGCTGCGCGAGCAGGGACGGGTGCTCGGGGACGCCGAAGTGCTGGGCGCGGCCGAGCGGTTGCGGTCCGAGCTGGTGGGCAGCGGGCCCCTGGAGCCGTTGCTCGCCGACCCGTCGGTGACGGATGTCCTGGTGTCGGCGCCGGACCGGGTCTGGGTGGACCGGGGCGGCGGACTCGAACTGACCGCGGTCTCCTTCCCGGACGCGGCCGCCGTACGACGACTCGCGCAGCGGCTCGCCGCGGTGGCGGGGCGGCGCCTCGACGACGCGCGGCCCTGGGTGGACGCGCGGCTGCCGGACGGAACCCGGCTGCACGCGGTGCTTCCTCCGGTCGCCGTCGGCTCTGCCTGCCTGTCGCTGCGGGTCGTACGCCCGCGTGCCTTCACGCTGGACGAGCTGGTCGCGGCCGGCACGGTGCCGCCGGGCGGAGACCGGGTGCTGCGGGCGCTGCTCGACGCACGGCTGTCCTTCCTCATCAGCGGCGGAACCGGCACCGGAAAGACGACGCTGCTGAGCGCGCTGCTGGGGCTCGTGGGGCCGGGCGAGCGGATCGTGCTCGCGGAGGATTCGGCGGAGCTCAGGCCGGACCATCCGCACGTCGTACGGCTGGAGACGAGACCCGCCAACCAGGAGGGCGCAGGACTCGTCACGCTCGAGGACCTGGTGCGACAGGCGCTGCGCATGCGGCCCGACCGGCTGGTCGTGGGTGAGGTGCGCGGGCCGGAAGTGGTGCATCTGCTGGCTGCGTTGAACACGGGCCATGAGGGCGGCTGCGGGACCGTGCATGCCAACGCGGCGGCCGACGTACCGGCCCGCCTCGAGGCGCTGGGCACGGCGGCCGGGCTCGACAGGGCCGCGCTGCACAGCCAGTTGGCGGCTGCGCTGTCGGTCGTCCTGCATCTCGTGCGTGACCGGGCCGGGCGGCGGCGGATCGCCGAGGTGCGGGTGTTGGAGCGGGACTCCTCGGGGCTGGTGCGGACCGTGCCGGCGTTGCGCTGGGGAGCGGAGGCGTTCGCGTACGAGCGGGGGTGGGAGCGGCTGCGAGGGCTGCTCGGGGCTGGGATGCGGGGGCCGTCGGGGGAGGGCGGGTGA
- the ssd gene encoding septum site-determining protein Ssd: METVTAAVTHEGQPAAGGRPGRPLIVTEDEDLLDDLLRLCAAAGAKAEVHHGVPEPRGSWEAAPLVLVGDDAARRVRGAARRRGVVLVGRDQDDSGVWKRAVEIGADHVLMLPDGEQWLVDRIADVTEGVGRPALTVGVIGGRGGAGASTLACALAVTSAREGLRTLLVDADPLGGGLDVLLGGESTEGLRWPAFAASRGRVGGGALEESLPRLHSLRVLSWDRGDRIAVPPQAVRAVLAAARRRGGTVVVDLPRRLDDGVAEVLSQLDLGILVVPAELRAVAAAGRVASAVGMVLRDLRVAVRGPYPPGLDDREVARLLGLPLVGEVPVESALQRPRGSESPPGAAVRGPLARFCKEFWERALAEAGAA, translated from the coding sequence ATGGAGACCGTGACCGCAGCCGTCACACATGAGGGACAGCCCGCCGCCGGAGGGCGACCGGGCCGACCGTTGATCGTCACGGAGGACGAGGACCTGCTCGACGACCTGCTGCGACTGTGCGCGGCGGCCGGGGCGAAGGCGGAGGTGCATCACGGAGTGCCGGAGCCCAGAGGAAGCTGGGAGGCCGCCCCGCTCGTCCTGGTCGGTGACGACGCCGCACGGCGCGTGCGCGGAGCCGCCCGCCGACGCGGAGTGGTCCTCGTGGGCCGGGACCAGGACGACTCCGGGGTGTGGAAGCGGGCCGTCGAGATCGGCGCCGACCACGTCCTGATGCTGCCCGACGGCGAGCAGTGGCTGGTCGACCGCATCGCCGACGTCACCGAGGGCGTCGGCCGGCCCGCCCTCACCGTCGGCGTCATCGGCGGTCGCGGCGGGGCCGGAGCCTCCACCCTCGCGTGTGCCCTCGCCGTCACCTCCGCGCGTGAGGGCCTGCGCACCCTTCTCGTGGACGCCGATCCCCTCGGCGGCGGACTCGACGTGCTCCTCGGCGGCGAGAGCACCGAGGGGCTGCGCTGGCCCGCGTTCGCCGCCTCGCGCGGGCGGGTCGGCGGCGGTGCCCTGGAGGAGTCGCTGCCACGGCTGCACTCACTGCGGGTGCTGAGCTGGGACCGCGGCGACCGCATCGCCGTCCCGCCCCAGGCCGTGCGAGCGGTGCTCGCCGCGGCCCGGCGCCGAGGCGGCACGGTCGTCGTCGACCTGCCCCGCCGCCTCGACGACGGCGTCGCCGAGGTCCTTTCCCAGCTCGACCTCGGGATCCTCGTGGTCCCCGCCGAACTGCGCGCCGTCGCCGCGGCCGGCCGCGTGGCCTCCGCCGTCGGCATGGTCCTGCGCGACCTGCGGGTGGCGGTACGGGGACCGTACCCACCCGGCCTCGACGACCGTGAGGTGGCCCGCTTGCTGGGACTGCCCCTGGTGGGCGAGGTGCCGGTCGAGTCGGCCCTCCAGCGGCCCCGGGGAAGCGAATCACCTCCGGGGGCGGCCGTACGGGGGCCGCTCGCGCGCTTCTGCAAGGAGTTCTGGGAGCGGGCGCTGGCGGAGGCGGGAGCGGCATGA
- a CDS encoding HAD family hydrolase, whose translation MLGVVENHSLPRTAAFFDLDKTVIAKSSTLTFSKSFYQGGLINRRAALRTAYAQFVFLVGGMDHDQMERTREYLSALVRGWNVQQVKEIVAETLHDLIDPIIYDEAASLIEEHHTAGRDVVIVSTSGAEVVEPIGELLGADRVVATRMVVGEDGCFTGEVEYYAYGPTKAEAIKELAESEGYDLERCYAYSDSATDLPMLEAVGHAHAVNPDRTLRREALARGWPILVFHRPVRLKQRLPGFAVPHRPALVAVAAIGAAAATAGLVWYANRRRATVA comes from the coding sequence ATGCTCGGGGTCGTGGAAAACCACTCCTTGCCTCGCACAGCAGCCTTCTTTGACCTGGACAAGACGGTCATTGCGAAGTCGAGCACACTCACGTTCAGCAAGTCGTTCTACCAAGGCGGGCTGATCAACCGCAGGGCCGCCTTGCGGACCGCATATGCCCAGTTCGTCTTCCTCGTCGGTGGTATGGACCACGACCAGATGGAACGCACCCGCGAGTACCTCTCCGCGCTCGTGCGGGGCTGGAACGTCCAGCAGGTCAAGGAGATCGTGGCCGAGACGCTCCACGACCTGATCGACCCGATCATCTACGACGAGGCCGCCTCCCTGATCGAGGAGCACCACACCGCCGGCCGCGACGTCGTCATCGTCTCCACGTCCGGCGCCGAGGTCGTCGAGCCGATCGGCGAACTCCTGGGCGCCGACCGGGTGGTGGCGACCCGGATGGTCGTGGGCGAGGACGGCTGCTTCACCGGGGAGGTGGAGTACTACGCGTACGGCCCGACCAAGGCCGAGGCGATCAAGGAGCTGGCGGAGTCCGAGGGTTACGACCTGGAGCGCTGCTACGCCTACAGCGACTCGGCGACCGACCTGCCGATGCTCGAGGCCGTGGGCCATGCGCACGCCGTCAATCCGGACCGGACACTGCGCCGCGAGGCACTCGCGCGCGGGTGGCCGATTCTCGTTTTCCACCGGCCGGTGCGGCTCAAGCAACGGCTCCCCGGTTTCGCCGTACCGCATCGTCCGGCGCTCGTCGCGGTCGCCGCGATAGGAGCGGCGGCGGCGACGGCAGGCCTCGTCTGGTACGCGAATCGGCGAAGGGCGACAGTGGCCTGA
- a CDS encoding oxidoreductase has product MSTTGANADPLAALGSLPGVAESVESVRKSVDRVYGHRVMRRRSNEITSEAALRGARGSAALSGADWALEEVRRRSDFGVDREARILGAALRLTAEAGQLLSIWRQSPLRVLARLHLVAAATDEDEIGRPRQAGETVDEPLIELPLPGAAEVSGRLEGLSELIIAGSSAPALVSAAVVQGELLALRPFVSHNGLVARAAARIVLVGSGLDPKSVCPAEVGHAELGRAAYLAALDGYVSGTPEGMAAWIAHCGRAIELGARESTAVCEALQRGAA; this is encoded by the coding sequence ATGAGTACGACAGGCGCGAACGCCGATCCGCTCGCGGCCCTGGGCTCGCTGCCCGGTGTGGCCGAGTCCGTGGAGTCCGTGCGCAAGTCCGTGGACCGGGTCTACGGACACCGTGTCATGCGGCGCCGCAGCAATGAGATCACCTCCGAGGCGGCCCTGCGCGGCGCCCGCGGCTCGGCCGCGCTGTCCGGCGCGGACTGGGCCCTCGAGGAGGTGCGCCGACGCTCCGACTTCGGCGTCGACCGCGAGGCGCGGATCCTGGGTGCGGCGCTGCGGCTGACCGCCGAGGCCGGCCAACTGCTGTCCATCTGGCGGCAGTCGCCCCTGCGGGTGCTGGCCCGGCTGCACCTGGTCGCCGCGGCGACCGACGAGGACGAGATCGGGCGTCCCCGGCAGGCCGGCGAGACCGTCGACGAGCCGCTCATCGAGCTGCCCCTGCCGGGCGCGGCCGAGGTCTCGGGCCGACTGGAGGGCCTGTCCGAGTTGATCATCGCGGGCAGCTCGGCCCCCGCTCTGGTCTCGGCCGCCGTCGTGCAGGGAGAACTCCTCGCCCTCAGGCCCTTCGTGTCCCACAACGGCCTGGTCGCGCGCGCGGCCGCGCGGATCGTCCTGGTCGGCAGCGGTCTCGACCCGAAGTCGGTCTGCCCGGCGGAGGTCGGTCACGCCGAACTGGGCCGGGCGGCCTATCTGGCGGCGCTCGACGGATACGTCTCCGGCACCCCCGAGGGCATGGCCGCCTGGATCGCCCACTGCGGCAGAGCGATCGAACTGGGTGCGCGCGAGTCGACGGCCGTGTGCGAGGCGCTCCAGCGCGGGGCGGCGTAA
- a CDS encoding nucleotide-binding protein produces the protein MKIAFVGKGGSGKTTLSSLFIRHLAATGAPVIAVDADINQHLGPALGLDESQAASLPALGERLPLVKEYLRGTNPRIASVAEMIKTTPPGEGSRLLRVREDNPVYEACARAVELDGDIVRLMVTGPFTDADLGVACYHSKTGAVELCLNHLVDGQGEYVVVDMTAGSDSFASGMFTRFDMTFLVAEPTRKGVSVYRQYKEYARDFGVVLKVVGNKVQGRDDLDFLRAEVGDDLLVTVGHSDWVRALEKGRPPRFALLEDVNRRALHRLRAAVDATYELRDAERYTRQMVHFHLKNAQSWGNERTGADLAAQIDPSFVLGESAVAATTV, from the coding sequence ATGAAAATTGCTTTCGTCGGGAAGGGCGGCAGCGGCAAGACCACCCTGTCCTCCCTGTTCATCCGCCATCTCGCGGCCACCGGAGCACCGGTGATCGCGGTCGACGCCGACATCAACCAGCACCTGGGGCCGGCGCTCGGCCTGGACGAGAGCCAGGCGGCCTCACTGCCCGCCCTGGGCGAGCGGCTGCCGCTGGTCAAGGAGTATCTGCGCGGCACGAACCCGCGGATCGCCTCGGTCGCGGAGATGATCAAGACCACGCCGCCCGGCGAGGGTTCGCGGCTGCTTCGGGTGCGCGAGGACAACCCGGTCTACGAGGCCTGCGCACGGGCGGTGGAACTCGACGGCGACATCGTCCGTTTGATGGTCACCGGCCCCTTCACGGACGCCGACCTGGGGGTCGCCTGCTACCACTCCAAGACGGGAGCGGTGGAGCTGTGCCTGAACCACCTCGTGGACGGGCAGGGCGAGTACGTCGTGGTGGACATGACGGCGGGCTCCGACTCCTTCGCCTCCGGCATGTTCACCCGCTTCGACATGACGTTCCTCGTCGCCGAGCCGACCCGGAAGGGGGTCTCCGTCTATCGCCAGTACAAGGAATACGCCCGCGACTTCGGCGTCGTCCTGAAGGTCGTCGGCAACAAGGTGCAGGGCCGGGACGATCTCGACTTCCTCCGCGCCGAAGTCGGGGACGACCTGCTGGTGACGGTCGGGCACTCCGACTGGGTGCGCGCCCTGGAGAAGGGCCGGCCGCCCCGGTTCGCACTTCTGGAGGACGTCAACCGCCGCGCCCTGCACCGGCTGCGGGCGGCGGTCGACGCGACGTACGAGCTGCGTGACGCGGAGCGCTACACCCGGCAGATGGTGCACTTCCATCTGAAGAACGCCCAGTCCTGGGGCAATGAGCGCACGGGGGCCGACCTGGCGGCGCAGATCGACCCCTCGTTCGTGCTCGGCGAGAGTGCGGTGGCGGCCACGACCGTCTGA
- a CDS encoding SulP family inorganic anion transporter translates to MSACVPTRATDPSDSNPTRRVHPPHSPPPAPPRRFRIAGADVSASIAVFLIALPLSLGIALATGAPLQAGLVAAAVGGIVAGRLGGSPLQVSGPAAGLTVVTADLIHRYGWRTTCAITVLAGVVQLGLGCLRVARTALAVSPAIVHGMLAGIGVTIAVAQLHIVLGGTPQSSVLDNLRGLPAQLARLQPAAVSVSVLTLALLFLWPRIPGRAGQLLCRIPTALVAVAGATAAASFAGLTLPRVDLPSWSSHALAGLPEGPLLGLAAAVLTTTLVCSVQSLLGAVAVDKLVAGRPDLISGVPGSGRSARVGRSDLNRELLGQGAANIVSGTLGGLPVAGVAVRSSANVQAGAVSRNSTVLHGVLVVIAALLMVPVLEFIPLASLAALVMAVGIQMVSLHHIRTVTRHREVPVYAVTTLGVVLFGVLEGVTLGVAVAVGVALHRLTRTRITHHEREGVHHVHVRGQLTFLAVPRLSRALHLIPHGANAVVELDGSFMDHAAYESLQDWQKTHTAQGGSVELTGRRPGTRIAEPSDSAHCRCRPWTPWRNHQCERPYTASSAGHPGASGEPGAARGPSAGRGSSGHELARGISAFQRNTAPIVRGELARLAREGQQPDQLFLTCADSRLVTSMITSSGPGDLFVVRNVGNLVPLPGEESGDDSVAAAIEYAVDVLKVRSITVCGHSGCGAMQALLNSEPGGTRTPLQRWLRHGLPSLERMADETRARARLAGRAPADAVEQLCLTNVVQQLEHLSAHESVARARREGELELHGMYFHVGEAQAYLLTGAAGGGLFGHVEAAADLPA, encoded by the coding sequence ATGTCAGCCTGTGTTCCCACCCGCGCCACCGACCCGAGCGACTCGAACCCCACGAGGCGCGTCCACCCACCTCACAGCCCCCCGCCGGCCCCGCCCCGCCGCTTCCGCATCGCGGGCGCCGACGTGTCGGCCTCGATCGCGGTCTTCCTGATCGCCCTGCCCCTGTCCCTCGGCATCGCCCTCGCCACCGGCGCGCCCCTCCAGGCGGGCCTCGTGGCCGCAGCCGTCGGAGGGATCGTCGCCGGCCGGCTCGGCGGATCCCCGCTCCAGGTCAGTGGCCCCGCCGCCGGACTCACCGTGGTCACCGCCGACCTGATCCACCGCTACGGCTGGCGTACCACCTGTGCCATCACCGTCCTTGCCGGAGTGGTCCAACTCGGCCTCGGCTGCCTGCGCGTGGCCCGCACCGCGCTCGCCGTCAGCCCAGCGATCGTGCACGGCATGCTCGCGGGCATCGGCGTGACCATCGCCGTCGCCCAGCTGCACATCGTCCTCGGCGGCACCCCGCAGAGCTCCGTCCTCGACAACCTCCGGGGCCTACCCGCGCAGTTGGCGCGGCTGCAGCCCGCAGCCGTGTCGGTGAGCGTGCTGACCCTGGCGCTGCTCTTCCTCTGGCCACGCATCCCCGGCCGGGCAGGACAACTGTTGTGCAGGATCCCGACCGCGCTCGTGGCCGTCGCCGGAGCCACGGCGGCCGCCTCGTTCGCCGGGCTGACCCTGCCCAGGGTCGATCTGCCGTCCTGGAGCAGCCACGCCCTGGCCGGGCTGCCCGAGGGGCCCCTGCTCGGCCTCGCCGCCGCCGTGCTCACCACCACGCTGGTGTGCAGTGTGCAGTCCCTGCTCGGCGCGGTCGCCGTCGACAAGCTGGTGGCCGGACGCCCCGACCTGATCTCCGGCGTCCCCGGATCCGGCCGCAGTGCCCGCGTCGGCCGCTCCGACCTGAACCGCGAACTGCTCGGGCAGGGCGCCGCCAACATCGTCTCCGGCACGCTCGGCGGACTGCCCGTCGCCGGTGTGGCGGTGCGGAGTTCGGCCAATGTCCAAGCCGGTGCCGTCAGCCGGAACTCCACCGTGCTGCACGGCGTTCTCGTAGTGATCGCCGCACTGCTGATGGTCCCGGTCCTGGAGTTCATCCCGCTCGCCTCGCTCGCCGCCCTGGTGATGGCCGTCGGCATCCAGATGGTGTCCCTGCACCACATCCGCACCGTGACCCGACACCGAGAGGTCCCGGTCTACGCCGTCACCACCCTCGGCGTGGTCCTGTTCGGCGTCCTGGAGGGTGTGACGCTGGGCGTCGCCGTCGCCGTCGGGGTCGCCCTGCACCGCCTCACCCGCACCCGGATCACGCACCACGAGAGGGAAGGAGTCCATCACGTACATGTGCGGGGGCAGTTGACGTTCCTCGCGGTACCCCGGCTGAGCCGGGCCCTGCATCTCATCCCCCACGGAGCGAACGCCGTCGTGGAGTTGGACGGGTCGTTCATGGACCATGCGGCCTACGAATCGCTGCAGGACTGGCAGAAGACACACACCGCACAGGGCGGTTCCGTCGAGCTGACCGGGCGCAGACCGGGCACCCGCATCGCCGAGCCGTCCGATTCCGCCCACTGCCGCTGCCGTCCCTGGACGCCCTGGCGCAACCACCAGTGCGAGCGCCCGTACACCGCGTCGTCCGCCGGACATCCCGGCGCGTCCGGCGAGCCCGGTGCGGCCCGGGGGCCGAGCGCGGGTCGCGGGTCCAGCGGGCACGAACTGGCCCGTGGCATCAGCGCGTTCCAGCGCAACACCGCACCGATCGTGCGGGGCGAGCTGGCCCGACTGGCGCGCGAGGGCCAGCAGCCGGACCAGCTCTTCCTCACCTGCGCCGACTCGCGGCTGGTCACCTCGATGATCACTTCCAGTGGTCCGGGCGACCTCTTCGTGGTGCGCAACGTGGGCAACCTCGTTCCGCTGCCCGGCGAGGAGAGCGGGGACGACTCGGTGGCGGCCGCGATCGAGTACGCGGTGGATGTGCTGAAGGTGCGCTCCATCACGGTGTGCGGGCACTCCGGTTGCGGGGCCATGCAGGCGCTGCTCAACTCCGAGCCGGGTGGGACGCGGACTCCGCTGCAGCGGTGGCTGCGGCACGGACTGCCCAGCCTGGAGCGGATGGCCGACGAGACTCGGGCGCGGGCGAGACTCGCCGGGCGGGCACCCGCCGACGCGGTCGAGCAGCTCTGTCTGACCAACGTGGTGCAGCAGTTGGAGCATCTGAGCGCCCATGAATCGGTCGCCCGGGCCCGGCGGGAGGGGGAGCTGGAGCTGCACGGGATGTACTTCCACGTGGGTGAGGCGCAGGCGTATCTGCTCACCGGGGCGGCCGGGGGCGGGCTGTTCGGCCATGTGGAGGCGGCGGCGGACCTGCCGGCGTGA
- the acs gene encoding acetate--CoA ligase, whose amino-acid sequence MSNESLANLLKEERRFAPPADLAANANVTAEAYEQAKADRLGFWAEQARRLSWAKEPTETLDWSNPPFAKWFKDGELNVAYNCVDRHVEAGNGDRVAIHFEGEPGDSRAITYAELKDEVSRAANALLELGVRKGDRVAVYMPMIPETAVAMLACARIGAAHSVVFGGFSADALATRIQDADAKVVITTDGGYRRGKPSALKPAVDEAVGKVDNVEHVLVVRRTSQEVAWDDSRDVWWHEIVDRQPAEHTPEPFNAEQPLFILYTSGTTGKPKGILHTSGGYLTQTAYTHHAVFDLKPETDVYWCTADVGWVTGHSYIVYGPLANGATQVMYEGTPDTPHQGRFWEIVQKYGVTILYTAPTAIRTFMKWGDDIPAKFDLSSLRVLGSVGEPINPEAWIWYRKNIGGDKTPIVDTWWQTETGAMMISPLPGVTAAKPGSAQTPLPGISATVVDDEANEVPNGGGGYLVLTEPWPSMLRTIWGDDQRFLDTYWSRFEGKYFAGDGAKKDDDGDIWLLGRVDDVMLVSGHNISTTEVESALVSHPSVAEAAVVGAADETTGQAIVAFVILRGTANAEDENLIADLRNHVGATLGPIAKPKRVLPVAELPKTRSGKIMRRLLRDVAENRQLGDVTTLTDSTVMDLIQAKLPAAPSED is encoded by the coding sequence GTGAGCAACGAAAGCCTGGCCAACCTGCTCAAGGAAGAGCGCAGGTTCGCACCCCCCGCCGACCTGGCCGCAAACGCCAACGTCACGGCGGAGGCGTATGAGCAGGCCAAGGCTGACCGACTCGGTTTCTGGGCCGAGCAGGCCCGCCGACTGAGCTGGGCCAAGGAGCCGACCGAGACCCTGGACTGGTCGAACCCGCCGTTCGCCAAGTGGTTCAAGGACGGCGAGCTCAATGTGGCGTACAACTGCGTCGACCGGCATGTCGAAGCGGGGAACGGCGACCGGGTCGCCATCCACTTCGAGGGCGAGCCCGGCGACAGCCGCGCGATCACCTACGCCGAGCTCAAGGACGAGGTCTCCAGGGCCGCGAACGCCCTGCTGGAGTTGGGAGTGCGGAAGGGCGACCGGGTCGCCGTCTACATGCCGATGATCCCCGAGACCGCCGTCGCGATGCTCGCGTGCGCCCGGATCGGCGCCGCGCACTCCGTGGTCTTCGGCGGCTTCTCGGCGGACGCGCTCGCCACCCGCATTCAGGACGCCGACGCCAAGGTGGTCATCACCACCGACGGCGGCTACCGGCGCGGCAAGCCGTCCGCCCTCAAGCCCGCCGTCGACGAGGCGGTCGGCAAGGTCGACAACGTGGAGCACGTGCTGGTCGTACGCCGTACCAGCCAGGAGGTCGCCTGGGACGACAGCCGTGACGTGTGGTGGCACGAGATCGTCGATCGGCAGCCGGCCGAGCACACCCCCGAGCCCTTCAACGCCGAGCAGCCGCTGTTCATCCTCTACACGTCCGGCACGACGGGTAAGCCCAAGGGCATCCTGCACACCTCCGGCGGCTACCTCACCCAGACCGCGTACACCCACCACGCCGTCTTCGACCTCAAGCCGGAGACCGACGTCTACTGGTGCACGGCCGACGTCGGCTGGGTCACCGGGCACTCGTACATCGTCTACGGCCCGCTCGCCAACGGCGCCACCCAGGTCATGTACGAGGGCACCCCGGACACCCCGCACCAGGGCCGCTTCTGGGAGATCGTGCAGAAGTACGGGGTGACGATCCTCTACACGGCGCCCACCGCCATTCGTACGTTCATGAAGTGGGGCGACGACATCCCCGCGAAGTTCGACCTGAGCAGCCTGCGGGTGCTGGGGTCCGTGGGTGAGCCGATCAACCCCGAGGCGTGGATCTGGTACCGGAAGAACATCGGTGGCGACAAGACGCCGATCGTCGACACCTGGTGGCAGACCGAGACCGGCGCGATGATGATCTCCCCGCTGCCGGGTGTGACCGCGGCCAAGCCCGGTTCCGCGCAGACGCCACTGCCCGGCATCTCCGCGACGGTCGTCGACGACGAGGCGAACGAGGTCCCGAACGGCGGGGGCGGCTATCTCGTCCTGACCGAGCCGTGGCCGTCGATGCTGCGCACCATCTGGGGCGACGACCAGCGCTTCCTCGACACGTACTGGTCGCGCTTCGAGGGCAAGTACTTCGCCGGTGACGGTGCGAAGAAGGATGACGACGGCGACATCTGGCTGCTCGGCCGCGTCGACGACGTCATGCTGGTCTCCGGCCACAACATCTCGACCACCGAGGTCGAGTCCGCGCTCGTCTCCCACCCGTCGGTCGCCGAGGCGGCCGTCGTCGGCGCCGCGGACGAGACGACCGGTCAGGCCATCGTCGCGTTCGTGATCCTGCGCGGCACGGCGAACGCCGAGGACGAGAACCTCATCGCCGACCTGCGCAACCACGTCGGCGCCACCCTCGGCCCGATCGCCAAGCCCAAGCGGGTCCTGCCGGTGGCCGAGCTGCCCAAGACCCGTTCCGGCAAGATCATGCGCCGCCTGCTGCGGGACGTGGCCGAGAACCGCCAGCTCGGTGACGTGACCACGCTGACCGACTCGACGGTCATGGACCTCATCCAGGCCAAGCTGCCGGCAGCGCCCAGCGAGGACTGA
- the nhaA gene encoding Na+/H+ antiporter NhaA, which translates to MSAPPRKVLGRLSLPERTFVADALRTETVGGVLLLVAAVAALIWANVPALHSSYESVSHYHLGPAALGLDLSVEHWAADGLLAIFFFVAGIELKRELVAGDLKDPKAAALPVVAALCGMAVPALVYTLTNLTGGGSLAGWAVPTATDIAFALAVLAVIGTWLPSALRAFLLTLAVVDDLFAILIIAVFFTADIDFAALGGAAVGLAVFWFLLRKGVRGWYVYVPLALVIWALMYNSGVHATIAGVAMGLMLRCTTRENEEHSPGEHIEHLVRPLSAGLAVPLFALFSAGVSVSGGALGDVFTQPETLGVVLGLVVGKALGIFGGTWLTARFTRASLSDDLAWADVFAVATLAGIGFTVSLLIGELAFVGDATLTDEVKTSVLLGSLIAATLATVLLKLRNAEYRRLYEAEERDDDLDGIPDVYEEDDPAYHLRMAAIYERKAAEHRRIAELKNAERLAEVTGGAGEEDDRRA; encoded by the coding sequence ATGTCCGCGCCCCCTCGCAAGGTCCTCGGACGCCTCTCCCTCCCCGAGCGGACCTTCGTCGCGGACGCACTGCGCACCGAGACGGTCGGCGGTGTGTTGCTGCTCGTCGCCGCGGTCGCCGCTCTCATCTGGGCGAACGTCCCCGCGCTGCACAGCAGTTACGAGAGCGTCAGCCACTACCATCTGGGCCCCGCGGCCCTCGGACTCGACCTGTCGGTCGAACACTGGGCCGCCGACGGCCTCCTCGCGATCTTCTTCTTCGTGGCCGGCATCGAGCTCAAGCGCGAACTGGTGGCCGGTGACCTGAAGGACCCCAAGGCGGCCGCGCTGCCCGTGGTCGCCGCGCTGTGCGGCATGGCCGTACCGGCGCTCGTCTACACGCTCACCAACCTCACCGGCGGCGGCTCCCTGGCCGGCTGGGCCGTGCCCACCGCCACCGACATCGCCTTCGCGCTCGCCGTGCTCGCCGTCATCGGCACCTGGCTGCCGAGCGCGCTGCGCGCCTTCCTGCTGACCCTCGCCGTCGTCGACGACCTCTTCGCGATCCTGATCATCGCGGTCTTCTTCACCGCCGACATCGACTTCGCCGCGCTCGGCGGGGCGGCGGTCGGCCTCGCGGTCTTCTGGTTCCTGCTGCGCAAGGGCGTGCGCGGGTGGTACGTCTACGTCCCGCTCGCGCTGGTGATCTGGGCGCTGATGTACAACAGCGGGGTCCATGCCACCATCGCGGGCGTCGCGATGGGCCTGATGCTGCGCTGCACCACCCGGGAGAACGAGGAGCACTCCCCGGGCGAGCACATCGAGCATCTCGTACGGCCGCTCTCGGCGGGCCTGGCCGTCCCCCTGTTCGCCCTCTTCAGCGCGGGTGTCTCCGTCTCCGGCGGCGCGCTCGGCGACGTCTTCACCCAGCCGGAGACGCTCGGCGTGGTGCTCGGGCTGGTCGTCGGCAAGGCGCTCGGCATCTTCGGCGGGACGTGGCTCACGGCTCGTTTCACCCGGGCCTCGCTCAGCGACGACCTCGCATGGGCCGACGTGTTCGCGGTGGCGACCCTGGCCGGCATCGGCTTCACCGTGTCGCTGCTCATCGGGGAGCTCGCCTTCGTCGGCGACGCCACACTGACCGACGAGGTCAAGACCTCCGTACTCCTCGGCTCGCTCATCGCGGCCACCCTCGCGACCGTGCTGCTGAAGCTGCGCAACGCCGAGTACCGCAGGCTGTACGAGGCCGAGGAGCGCGACGACGACCTGGACGGCATCCCGGACGTGTACGAGGAGGACGACCCGGCGTACCACCTGCGGATGGCGGCCATTTACGAGCGCAAGGCGGCCGAGCACCGCCGGATCGCCGAGCTCAAGAACGCCGAGCGGCTTGCCGAAGTGACGGGCGGGGCAGGCGAGGAGGACGACCGTCGGGCATGA